In Longimicrobiaceae bacterium, the genomic window CGGCCGGACGGGCGCGAGCCGACGTTTGCGCCTTACCTCTTCCGAACACCTGAGATGATCGAGTCCCGCCCCGCCGCCGTCTCCGCCCCGAAGATCGTCGAGAAGCCCTGGGGCCGCGAGATCTGGTATGCCCACGAAGACCGCTACGCCGGGAAGATCCTGGAGGTCACCAAGGGCCACGCCCTCTCCCTGCAGAAGCACGAGCGGAAGCAGGAGACCATGTACCTGCAGTCCGGGCGCGTGCTCTACCACCTGAACGGCGAGGACTTCGAGATGGTCCCGGGCGACTGCCTCACCGTGCGCCCCGGCGACGTGCACCGGATGACGGCGCTCGAGGACGCGGTCATGCTGGAGGTCAGCACCCCCGAGCTGGACGACGTGATCCGGCTCGAAGACCGCTACGGCCGGAGCTGATCCGCCCACCCGGCGGCGCCGCGCGCGTGGATCTCGCCGCACTCCCCCAGGAGGCGCGACCGTGAGACTGATCGTCACCGGCGGCGCCGGGTTCATCGGCAGCCATCTATGCGAGCGGCTGCTGGAGCGGGGTCACGCGGTCCTGGCCGTGGACAACTTCGACACGTTCTACGACCCACGGATCAAGCGGCAGAACGTCGCGGATCTCTCGTCGCTCCCGGGCTTCTCGCTCGTGGAGGCGGACGTGTCCGAGCCGGCGGAGCTGCAGGAGCGCATCGCCGCAGCCGGGTGGGATGGCGCCGACGCCATGGTCCACCTCGCGGCACGCGCGGGAGTCAGGCCCTCGATCGCGGATCCGCTGCTCTACTCGCGGGTGAACGTCGAGGGCACTCTCGCGGCGCTCGAAACCGCCCGGAAGCTGGGGATTTCCCGCTTCGTGTTCGGCTCTAGCTCGAGCGTCTACGGGAACAGCCCCCGGGTTCCCTTCTCGGAAAGCGATCCCGTCGACCATCCGATCT contains:
- a CDS encoding cupin domain-containing protein, with the translated sequence RPDGREPTFAPYLFRTPEMIESRPAAVSAPKIVEKPWGREIWYAHEDRYAGKILEVTKGHALSLQKHERKQETMYLQSGRVLYHLNGEDFEMVPGDCLTVRPGDVHRMTALEDAVMLEVSTPELDDVIRLEDRYGRS